A single genomic interval of Streptomyces graminofaciens harbors:
- a CDS encoding phosphatase PAP2 family protein codes for MAGLAAHAALAAESGSNPDVELLYDINGLAKDAPGWFDRVMEFVGEYGLLLAMVLLIVWCWWGVRKRGGEDAASSVAALVWAPLAAGIAVLINVPIRGFVERPRPFVDHDGLEVLVSGKSDYSFVSDHATLIMAMAVGLFVANRKFGLAGLVVGLLGGFIRVYMGVHYPTDVIGGFALGTAVALLLSPLAMALLTPVMRAVERSPRVGWLIRARGVGGRGAVIPGARVEGASAEERDLAA; via the coding sequence ATGGCTGGACTCGCCGCGCATGCCGCACTCGCCGCTGAATCCGGATCCAACCCTGACGTCGAGCTGCTGTACGACATCAATGGCCTGGCCAAGGATGCGCCCGGGTGGTTCGACCGGGTGATGGAGTTCGTGGGGGAGTACGGGTTGCTCCTCGCCATGGTGCTGTTGATCGTGTGGTGCTGGTGGGGGGTGCGGAAGCGGGGCGGTGAGGATGCCGCTTCGTCCGTGGCCGCGTTGGTGTGGGCACCGCTTGCCGCCGGGATCGCCGTTCTGATCAATGTGCCGATACGGGGATTCGTCGAGCGGCCCCGGCCCTTTGTCGATCATGACGGGCTGGAGGTTCTCGTCTCCGGGAAGTCCGACTACTCGTTCGTGAGTGATCACGCGACCCTGATCATGGCGATGGCTGTCGGGCTGTTCGTCGCCAACCGGAAGTTCGGGCTGGCCGGGCTGGTGGTCGGGCTGCTCGGAGGGTTCATCCGGGTCTACATGGGTGTGCACTATCCGACCGATGTGATCGGCGGGTTCGCGCTCGGGACCGCTGTCGCGTTGCTGCTTTCGCCGTTGGCCATGGCTCTGCTCACGCCGGTGATGCGAGCGGTTGAGCGGTCGCCGCGGGTGGGGTGGTTGATCCGGGCGCGCGGGGTTGGTGGGCGGGGGGCCGTGATTCCTGGGGCTCGGGTCGAGGGGGCCTCTGCGGAGGAGCGGGATTTGGCGGCGTAG
- a CDS encoding NlpC/P60 family protein yields the protein MTVRKAWIVGIAAASAGLSFVLLLVVGVYMVAGNLAAGIGKGSVGLAKGSVPAAYSALVQKWGNLCKAINPALLAAQLYQESGFNPKAQSPAAAQGIAQFIPGTWATHGLDGDGDGDRDVWDPNDAIPSAASYDCKLASYVKDVPGDPTANMLASYNAGAYAVIKYGGVPPYKETQNYVKTITTLSESFAAPTTRVDPSEQAAAAISYAQKKLGTPYLWGGNGTADQGGRFDCSGLTKAAYESVGITLPRVANDQYNAGPHPSRDELLPGDLVFFSDDLTNSRAIRHVGIYVGGGYMIDAPRTGAVIRFDPVDTPDYFGATRVTEDGAKALPKTA from the coding sequence TTGACGGTGCGTAAGGCGTGGATCGTGGGGATCGCCGCTGCCAGTGCCGGGCTCAGCTTCGTGCTGCTGCTCGTCGTCGGGGTCTATATGGTCGCCGGCAATCTGGCCGCCGGGATCGGCAAGGGATCCGTCGGGCTCGCCAAGGGATCCGTGCCCGCCGCGTACTCCGCACTCGTGCAGAAGTGGGGCAATCTCTGCAAGGCCATCAATCCGGCTTTGCTGGCCGCGCAGTTGTACCAGGAGAGCGGGTTCAACCCGAAGGCTCAGAGTCCCGCCGCCGCCCAGGGGATCGCTCAGTTCATTCCGGGGACCTGGGCCACGCACGGGCTCGACGGCGACGGGGACGGCGACCGTGACGTCTGGGACCCGAATGACGCGATTCCGTCGGCCGCCTCGTACGACTGCAAGCTCGCCTCGTACGTGAAGGACGTACCCGGCGATCCGACGGCGAATATGTTGGCCTCCTACAACGCGGGGGCATATGCCGTCATCAAATACGGGGGCGTTCCGCCGTACAAGGAGACCCAGAACTACGTCAAGACGATCACGACTCTCTCGGAGAGTTTCGCGGCGCCGACGACCCGGGTCGATCCGAGCGAGCAGGCCGCCGCGGCGATCTCCTACGCGCAGAAGAAGCTCGGCACCCCGTATCTGTGGGGCGGGAACGGCACCGCTGACCAGGGCGGACGTTTCGACTGCTCCGGGCTGACCAAGGCGGCGTACGAAAGCGTGGGGATCACGCTGCCGCGCGTCGCCAATGATCAGTACAACGCCGGGCCCCACCCGTCGCGGGACGAACTGCTGCCGGGGGATCTCGTCTTCTTCTCCGACGATCTCACCAATTCGCGTGCCATTCGGCATGTGGGGATCTATGTGGGTGGCGGGTACATGATTGACGCCCCGCGGACGGGTGCTGTCATCCGGTTTGACCCGGTTGACACCCCCGACTACTTCGGGGCCACCCGGGTCACCGAAGATGGCGCGAAAGCATTGCCCAAGACCGCCTGA
- a CDS encoding ATP-binding protein, producing MANVSPSLNYTLRLPRDPRSPGVGRAALRVVLAAHGLTELSPTAELLASELLTNAHLHTRYEYALRVVAVEGRLRVGAWDREWSVPDAWKRGKAAAVDDECGRGLGLVRACSEDWGVSAMVDWGVYHGGKVLWADCGAAE from the coding sequence ATGGCCAACGTATCCCCTTCCCTCAACTACACCCTCCGCCTTCCCCGCGACCCCCGCTCCCCCGGCGTCGGCCGCGCCGCCCTCCGTGTCGTGCTCGCCGCGCACGGACTTACCGAACTCTCCCCCACCGCCGAGCTGTTGGCCTCCGAGTTGCTCACCAACGCCCATCTGCACACCAGGTACGAGTACGCCCTGCGCGTCGTCGCCGTCGAGGGGCGGTTGCGGGTCGGGGCCTGGGACCGGGAGTGGAGCGTGCCCGACGCCTGGAAGCGGGGGAAGGCCGCCGCTGTCGACGACGAGTGCGGCCGGGGGCTCGGGCTCGTGCGGGCCTGTTCCGAGGACTGGGGGGTCTCCGCGATGGTCGACTGGGGGGTCTATCACGGCGGAAAGGTGCTGTGGGCCGACTGCGGTGCCGCTGAGTGA
- a CDS encoding helix-turn-helix domain-containing protein produces the protein MRANPTGRQLRFGAELRKLRERAGLSATEAGQLLGIKQTQVSNMEAGRVGVSAERLRTLGCHYKCPDKDLIEALAAMTSDRTRGWWEEYRDRLPAGLLNLAELEHHAVHLRAAVTVHIPGLLQTIDHARELFRQVVPELSPPDIEHRVSFRIKRQDVLFRERPTPYAAIVHEAALRMQFGGPTVAKTQLHHLLNMSERDNITLRVLPFGVGSFPGAGQSIFYSGGPVSQLDAVHLDQSHGPTFLDAEAQLDMYRVLLDRLDALALKPEQSRDFIYKLIHDL, from the coding sequence GTGAGGGCCAATCCGACGGGCAGACAACTCCGCTTCGGCGCCGAGCTGCGCAAACTCCGCGAACGCGCGGGCTTGAGCGCTACGGAGGCCGGTCAACTCCTCGGCATCAAGCAGACGCAGGTCAGCAACATGGAGGCCGGACGCGTCGGGGTAAGCGCCGAGCGGCTGCGCACGCTCGGCTGCCACTACAAGTGCCCGGACAAGGACTTGATCGAGGCGCTGGCGGCCATGACCTCGGATCGCACACGCGGCTGGTGGGAGGAGTATCGCGACCGCCTGCCCGCCGGGCTGCTCAACCTCGCCGAACTGGAGCACCATGCCGTGCACCTGCGCGCCGCAGTCACCGTTCACATCCCCGGGCTGTTGCAGACCATCGACCACGCCCGCGAGTTGTTCCGCCAGGTCGTGCCCGAACTGTCCCCACCCGACATCGAGCACCGCGTGTCGTTCCGCATCAAACGCCAGGACGTGCTCTTCAGAGAGCGCCCGACTCCGTACGCGGCGATCGTTCACGAAGCCGCCCTGCGCATGCAGTTCGGCGGGCCGACCGTGGCCAAGACGCAGCTGCATCATCTGCTGAACATGAGTGAACGGGACAACATCACCTTGAGGGTGCTCCCGTTCGGCGTCGGCTCCTTCCCCGGCGCAGGGCAGTCGATCTTCTACTCCGGCGGACCGGTATCCCAACTCGACGCGGTCCACCTCGACCAGTCCCACGGACCGACGTTCCTCGACGCCGAGGCACAGCTGGACATGTACCGGGTCTTGCTCGACCGTTTGGACGCCTTGGCCCTCAAGCCCGAGCAGTCCCGCGACTTCATCTACAAGCTGATCCACGACCTGTGA
- a CDS encoding DUF397 domain-containing protein has protein sequence MPQHFPWQRSSFCGSGDSCVHIARTWQKSSHCSEGEACVHISTGPATIHLTESADPTHSILTTTPSTFRTLIHALKEETSARV, from the coding sequence ATGCCCCAGCACTTCCCCTGGCAGAGGTCATCCTTCTGCGGCTCAGGCGACTCCTGCGTTCACATAGCCCGGACCTGGCAGAAGTCATCCCATTGCAGTGAAGGCGAGGCCTGCGTACACATATCCACCGGCCCCGCCACCATCCACCTCACCGAATCCGCCGACCCCACCCACTCCATACTCACCACCACCCCCTCCACCTTCCGCACCCTCATCCACGCGCTCAAAGAGGAGACCTCCGCCCGTGTCTGA
- a CDS encoding DUF397 domain-containing protein, translated as MSDIPPDLDWVRAAPEDATGPGPWIELAFGEGNGEDDPEAPVYIRETSAPENVVTTNRRKWDAFVLGVQAGEFDHFVEGVEGFEPTAKPE; from the coding sequence GTGTCTGACATCCCCCCGGACCTCGACTGGGTCCGCGCCGCGCCCGAGGACGCGACCGGACCCGGCCCCTGGATCGAGCTGGCCTTCGGCGAGGGGAACGGCGAGGACGACCCCGAGGCGCCCGTCTACATCCGCGAGACCAGCGCCCCGGAGAACGTCGTCACGACCAACCGCCGCAAGTGGGACGCGTTCGTACTGGGCGTACAGGCGGGCGAGTTCGACCACTTCGTAGAAGGCGTCGAGGGCTTCGAACCTACGGCGAAGCCGGAGTAG
- a CDS encoding S1 RNA-binding domain-containing protein, with translation MTVALDGAPVGCPLGWVGALDVTWGPRRTRLDSLEVGQRITAEVIAVDLDEERVQLSLAATEHAELWGFLKRLRPGEVLSGTVASIESFGVFVALDDGPGHPIHPGVGFITHPDLSWRHFDDPRDVVRVGERVTCEYLYFDTTNGEARLSLRATSPDPFQAFADGTAPGDTLRGCVTKVVPFGYFVRVVDGVEGLVPLQDPVAVVGEELGVVVTELDRERRRLLLRATPASP, from the coding sequence GTGACGGTCGCTCTGGACGGGGCTCCCGTCGGCTGCCCGCTCGGGTGGGTCGGGGCGCTCGACGTGACCTGGGGGCCGCGCCGAACCCGCCTCGACTCGCTGGAGGTCGGGCAGCGGATCACCGCCGAGGTGATCGCCGTCGACCTGGACGAGGAGCGGGTCCAGCTGTCCCTGGCCGCCACCGAGCACGCGGAACTCTGGGGGTTCCTCAAGCGGCTGCGTCCCGGTGAGGTGCTCTCCGGGACGGTCGCGTCCATCGAGTCGTTCGGGGTCTTCGTCGCGCTGGACGACGGACCCGGCCATCCGATCCACCCCGGCGTCGGGTTCATCACCCACCCCGACCTGTCCTGGCGGCACTTCGACGACCCCCGGGACGTCGTACGGGTCGGGGAGCGCGTGACCTGCGAGTACTTGTATTTCGACACGACCAACGGAGAGGCCCGGCTATCGCTGCGGGCGACTTCGCCGGACCCCTTCCAGGCCTTCGCCGACGGCACCGCGCCGGGGGACACCCTGCGCGGATGTGTCACCAAGGTGGTGCCGTTCGGCTACTTCGTGCGGGTCGTCGACGGGGTCGAGGGGCTCGTTCCGCTACAGGACCCCGTCGCGGTGGTGGGTGAGGAACTCGGGGTCGTCGTCACCGAACTCGACCGGGAGCGGCGGCGGCTGCTCCTCCGCGCTACTCCGGCTTCGCCGTAG
- a CDS encoding SRPBCC family protein: MIDVTRQINAVGRRVRRREFKAGEARVVSLGQAYGGSTVEDVWDACTNPERIPRWFLPVSGELRTGGRYQLEGHAGGTIERCDPPHGFLATWEYGDDVSWIEVRVGAGAEGGARFELEHISRVDDAKWAEFGPGAVGVGWDMGLVGLAIHLSTGAAVDPGEAMAWFGSEEGRRFVELSSEGWYEAAVAAGEEAGVARAAADRTTAAYTGAGGGEGE; the protein is encoded by the coding sequence GTGATCGATGTGACGCGGCAGATCAATGCCGTAGGGCGGCGGGTGCGTCGCCGGGAGTTCAAGGCGGGTGAGGCCCGGGTGGTGAGCCTCGGTCAGGCGTACGGCGGCTCGACGGTCGAAGATGTTTGGGACGCCTGTACGAATCCCGAGCGCATCCCGCGCTGGTTCCTGCCCGTCTCCGGTGAACTCCGGACCGGCGGCCGCTACCAGCTCGAGGGCCACGCGGGCGGCACGATCGAGCGCTGCGATCCGCCCCACGGGTTCCTCGCGACCTGGGAGTACGGCGATGACGTCAGCTGGATCGAGGTCCGGGTCGGCGCCGGGGCGGAGGGCGGGGCCCGGTTCGAGCTGGAGCACATCAGCCGTGTCGACGACGCGAAGTGGGCCGAGTTCGGGCCCGGTGCCGTCGGGGTCGGCTGGGACATGGGGCTCGTGGGGCTCGCGATCCACCTGTCCACCGGCGCCGCCGTCGATCCCGGCGAGGCCATGGCCTGGTTCGGGTCGGAGGAGGGGCGGCGGTTCGTGGAGCTGAGCAGCGAGGGGTGGTACGAGGCCGCCGTTGCCGCCGGCGAGGAGGCGGGGGTCGCGCGGGCGGCGGCGGACCGGACGACCGCCGCGTACACGGGAGCAGGGGGCGGAGAGGGTGAGTGA
- a CDS encoding S53 family peptidase yields the protein MRTAPLTSANSPSTRGRWRRATRTALAVTAAVLAALATTTTQATAKSAPSKVTWTHSCATPTKKGEMACNALRVTGGITAFQKAEAKAEDITPKAADATTPTGYGPSDLQDAYGLTDAAASGGSGETIAIVDAYDDPNAASDLAEYRSQYGLPACTTSNGCFKKVSQTGSTTSLPSADSGWAGEISLDLDMASAICPNCNILLVEAKSASMANLGTAVNKAVALGAKFVSNSYGGSESSSDTSYDSSYFNHPGVAITASAGDSGYGAEYPAASKYVTAVGGTALSTSSSASRGWTEKVWSTNSTEGTGSGCSSYDTKPSWQTDTGCTKRTIADVSAVADPATGVSVYDTYGDDGQGWATYGGTSASAPIIAAVYALAGTPTSTKYPSSFPYAATSALNDVTSGSNGTCSTSYFCTARSGYDGPTGLGTPEGVDAFTG from the coding sequence TTGCGTACCGCACCCCTCACGAGCGCCAACTCCCCCTCCACCCGAGGCAGATGGCGCCGCGCGACCCGAACGGCCCTGGCCGTGACGGCCGCGGTCCTGGCAGCCCTGGCGACCACGACCACCCAGGCGACCGCCAAGTCAGCCCCCTCCAAGGTCACTTGGACCCACTCCTGCGCCACGCCCACCAAGAAGGGCGAGATGGCCTGCAACGCGCTCCGCGTCACGGGAGGCATCACGGCCTTCCAGAAGGCGGAGGCGAAGGCCGAGGACATCACCCCCAAGGCCGCGGACGCCACCACCCCCACCGGCTACGGCCCCTCCGACCTCCAGGACGCCTACGGCCTCACCGACGCGGCCGCCTCAGGCGGCTCCGGCGAGACGATCGCGATCGTCGACGCGTACGACGACCCGAACGCCGCGTCCGACCTCGCCGAGTACCGCTCGCAGTACGGCCTGCCGGCCTGCACCACCTCCAACGGCTGCTTCAAGAAGGTCAGCCAGACGGGCTCGACGACCTCACTCCCGTCCGCCGACAGCGGCTGGGCCGGCGAGATCTCCCTCGACCTCGACATGGCGAGCGCGATCTGCCCGAACTGCAACATCCTGCTGGTGGAGGCCAAGTCGGCCTCGATGGCCAACCTGGGCACGGCCGTCAACAAGGCGGTCGCCCTGGGCGCGAAGTTCGTCTCGAACAGCTACGGCGGCTCGGAGTCCTCCTCCGACACGTCGTACGACTCCTCGTACTTCAACCACCCGGGCGTCGCGATCACGGCGAGCGCGGGCGACAGCGGCTACGGCGCGGAGTACCCGGCTGCGTCGAAGTACGTCACAGCGGTGGGCGGAACAGCACTCTCCACCTCCTCGTCCGCCTCCCGCGGCTGGACGGAGAAGGTCTGGTCGACGAACAGCACCGAGGGCACCGGCTCCGGCTGCTCCTCGTACGACACGAAGCCCAGCTGGCAGACCGACACGGGCTGCACGAAGCGCACGATCGCCGACGTCTCGGCAGTGGCCGACCCCGCCACGGGCGTCTCGGTCTACGACACCTACGGCGACGACGGCCAGGGCTGGGCGACCTACGGCGGCACGAGCGCCTCGGCCCCCATCATCGCCGCGGTCTACGCCCTGGCAGGCACCCCGACCTCGACGAAGTACCCGTCCTCGTTCCCCTACGCCGCCACCTCGGCCCTGAACGACGTGACGTCCGGCAGCAACGGCACCTGCTCCACGAGCTACTTCTGCACGGCACGCTCGGGCTATGACGGCCCGACGGGCCTGGGCACCCCGGAGGGCGTGGACGCCTTCACCGGCTGA
- a CDS encoding ATP-binding protein: MPDDSPLIQSLRTAVDAAPADVPLRLHLAELLLNDGRPDAAVTEVAVALQHAPGDAQARELMVRAMGVPQQTAPGAPEPAAESPVEKRKGFDWQAAEDQVGDVVPPRFVETPLAAADGTGTGNGNGNGNGNGTVRLADVGGMQDVKDRLEAAFLAPLRNPELRRLYGKSLRGGLLLYGPPGCGKTFIARAVAGELGASFLSVSVNDVLDMWIGNSERNMHQVFETARRNAPCVIFLDELDALGAKRSRTLHNGMRNTVNQLLTELDGIDAEANEGVFVLAATNVPWDVDIALRRPGRLDRTLLVLPPDAPAREAILRYHLRDRPIENVDLGRLAKATDGLSGADLAHVCEAAAERALLDSARSGTVRMIGMKDLLTVAKDVVPSSEPWFASARNVAMFANEGGMYDDLVAYLKKKRKL; the protein is encoded by the coding sequence ATGCCGGACGACTCTCCCCTGATCCAGAGCCTGCGCACGGCAGTTGACGCCGCGCCGGCCGACGTACCTCTGCGACTGCACCTGGCAGAACTCCTCCTGAACGACGGCCGCCCCGACGCGGCCGTCACCGAGGTGGCCGTCGCGCTGCAGCACGCGCCGGGAGACGCACAGGCCCGGGAACTCATGGTCCGCGCGATGGGAGTCCCGCAGCAGACCGCGCCGGGCGCGCCGGAACCGGCGGCCGAGTCGCCCGTCGAGAAGCGGAAGGGCTTCGACTGGCAGGCCGCCGAGGATCAGGTCGGGGACGTCGTACCCCCGAGGTTCGTGGAAACCCCACTCGCGGCGGCCGACGGCACCGGCACCGGCAATGGCAATGGCAATGGCAATGGCAATGGCACCGTACGCCTGGCCGACGTCGGCGGTATGCAGGACGTCAAGGACCGCCTGGAGGCCGCCTTCCTCGCCCCCCTCCGCAACCCCGAACTCCGTCGCCTGTACGGCAAGAGCCTGCGCGGCGGCCTGCTGCTGTACGGTCCGCCCGGCTGCGGCAAGACGTTCATCGCCAGGGCGGTCGCGGGCGAACTCGGCGCGAGCTTTCTGTCCGTGTCGGTCAACGACGTCCTCGACATGTGGATCGGCAACTCCGAACGCAACATGCACCAGGTCTTCGAGACCGCCCGCCGCAACGCCCCCTGCGTGATCTTCCTCGACGAGCTGGACGCACTCGGCGCGAAGCGCAGCCGCACCCTGCACAACGGCATGCGCAACACCGTCAACCAGCTGCTCACCGAGCTGGACGGCATCGACGCCGAGGCCAACGAAGGCGTGTTCGTGCTGGCCGCCACCAACGTGCCCTGGGACGTGGACATCGCCCTGCGCCGCCCCGGCCGCCTGGACCGCACCCTGCTGGTACTGCCGCCCGACGCCCCGGCGCGCGAGGCGATCCTCCGCTACCACCTGCGCGACCGCCCCATCGAGAACGTCGACCTGGGCAGGCTGGCCAAAGCCACCGACGGCCTGTCCGGCGCCGACCTCGCCCATGTGTGCGAGGCGGCGGCCGAGCGGGCACTGCTCGACTCGGCGCGCTCGGGCACCGTACGCATGATCGGCATGAAGGACCTGCTGACCGTCGCGAAGGACGTCGTCCCATCCAGCGAGCCGTGGTTCGCGTCGGCCCGGAACGTGGCGATGTTCGCCAACGAGGGCGGCATGTACGACGACCTGGTCGCCTACCTGAAGAAGAAGCGGAAGCTGTGA
- a CDS encoding tetratricopeptide repeat protein, whose translation MTTLHPAIERANALLDLDRRDEAEALVKQRLAEDPGDIRAWVKLAQCHLVEPRNREAALDASEKALSLDPEDIGALIMRSEAVWAAGGRWTEATEPLREVVRLAPEYWYGYAKLAEKVFHAELIRVAHSNGGTVRAHQADAAAKDAEKLAMEALRLGPEEVYAYEVAWKIASISGNATVADQLDEAILRLDPQHQYALARRTEKAATAPGVKATEAATLYADALATTPDSARMRNQLDDASYRLLRGIRWLALLCLALSGTMLDLFAVEGETQRQLPVSLGQRLWTLIPMTAIWLVGALLRYRRLRTGIQINLRSLIHRRRWPRIVLAQAAWAMLCALLLTQLPWTERTIPQILFWAGLAPTAATILFDRKKNS comes from the coding sequence GTGACGACTCTGCACCCCGCCATCGAGCGGGCCAACGCGCTCCTCGACCTCGACCGCCGCGACGAGGCCGAAGCCCTGGTGAAGCAGCGGCTCGCCGAGGACCCCGGGGACATCCGCGCCTGGGTCAAACTCGCCCAGTGCCACCTGGTCGAACCCAGAAACCGGGAGGCGGCACTCGACGCGAGCGAGAAGGCGCTGTCACTCGACCCCGAGGACATCGGCGCACTCATCATGCGCTCGGAAGCCGTGTGGGCCGCGGGCGGACGCTGGACAGAGGCGACGGAGCCGCTGCGCGAGGTGGTACGCCTCGCGCCGGAGTACTGGTACGGCTACGCGAAGCTCGCCGAGAAGGTCTTCCACGCCGAGCTGATCCGCGTCGCCCACTCCAACGGCGGAACAGTCCGCGCGCACCAGGCGGACGCCGCCGCCAAGGACGCCGAGAAACTGGCCATGGAGGCACTGCGCCTGGGCCCCGAGGAGGTCTACGCCTACGAGGTGGCCTGGAAGATCGCCTCGATCTCGGGCAACGCAACGGTGGCCGACCAACTGGACGAGGCGATACTCCGCCTGGATCCCCAGCACCAGTACGCCCTGGCCCGCCGGACGGAGAAGGCGGCGACGGCCCCCGGCGTCAAGGCGACGGAGGCGGCGACCCTGTACGCGGACGCACTGGCGACCACCCCGGACTCCGCCCGCATGCGCAACCAGCTCGACGACGCCAGCTACCGCCTCCTACGCGGCATCCGCTGGCTCGCCCTGCTCTGCCTGGCCCTGTCCGGCACCATGCTCGACCTCTTCGCCGTGGAAGGCGAAACCCAGCGCCAGCTGCCGGTCTCCCTGGGCCAACGCCTGTGGACCCTGATCCCCATGACCGCGATCTGGCTGGTCGGCGCCCTACTCCGCTACCGCCGCCTACGCACCGGCATCCAGATCAACCTCCGCTCATTGATCCACCGCCGCCGCTGGCCCCGCATAGTCCTGGCCCAGGCGGCCTGGGCCATGCTCTGCGCCCTCCTGCTCACCCAACTCCCCTGGACCGAACGCACGATCCCCCAGATCCTGTTCTGGGCGGGACTGGCACCGACGGCGGCGACGATCCTCTTCGACCGGAAGAAGAACAGCTAG
- a CDS encoding SCO6880 family protein, with amino-acid sequence MTTESHLSHPVTPRRTYLIGRARPNAIIGRNRESGEIALIIAGAFLGMMCGLLVPVLVPRIALLTGFPMLALAAVYVPYKRRTFYKWFEINRSYKRSLKRGTAYRSAVMEAGTRLDGREVEIGPPPGIGRITWLAAPFGPDEIAVLLHADRRTVTAAIEIEGPGVGLRDSEDQEALVDRFGTLLKHVANGDGFVTRLQILARTLPADPDAHAKDVAQRGDEKAPAWLMQSYDQLQSMVSTSSEQHRAYLVACMHYNRELAAEAHAMARAARPQQGRKLDKDAGLAVVMARELTDICSRLQEADIRVRQPLGQGRLASLIHSMYDPDHPIDHIQAMTRRNAWPAELDAMEPDYLQAKTRESSTRAPWCHATAWVKEWPMTPVGVNFLAPLLVHTPDVIRTVAVTMDLEPTEVAIERMLTEKTNDEAEASRAAKMNRTVDPRDVASHSRLDQRGEDLASGAAGVNLVGYITVSSRSPEALARDKRTIRASAGKSYLKLEWCDREHHRAFVNTLPFATGIRR; translated from the coding sequence TTGACGACCGAGTCCCACCTGTCCCATCCGGTCACGCCCCGCCGTACGTATCTCATCGGCCGCGCCCGGCCGAACGCGATCATCGGCCGGAACCGCGAGTCCGGCGAGATCGCGCTGATCATCGCGGGCGCGTTCCTCGGCATGATGTGCGGCCTCCTCGTCCCGGTGCTCGTGCCCCGCATCGCCCTGCTCACGGGCTTCCCGATGCTGGCGCTGGCCGCCGTGTACGTGCCGTACAAGCGGCGGACGTTCTACAAGTGGTTCGAGATCAACCGCAGCTACAAGCGCTCCCTCAAGCGCGGCACGGCCTACCGCTCGGCCGTCATGGAGGCCGGCACGCGCCTCGACGGCCGGGAGGTCGAGATCGGCCCGCCCCCGGGCATCGGCCGTATCACCTGGCTCGCCGCGCCCTTCGGACCGGACGAGATCGCCGTCCTCCTGCACGCCGACCGCAGAACCGTCACCGCCGCCATCGAGATCGAGGGCCCGGGCGTCGGCCTGCGCGACTCCGAGGACCAGGAAGCCCTCGTCGACCGCTTCGGCACCCTCCTCAAGCACGTGGCCAACGGCGACGGCTTCGTCACCCGCCTGCAGATCCTCGCCCGCACGCTGCCCGCCGACCCGGACGCCCACGCCAAGGACGTCGCCCAGCGCGGCGACGAGAAGGCGCCGGCCTGGCTCATGCAGTCGTACGACCAGCTGCAGTCCATGGTGTCCACGAGCAGCGAGCAGCACCGCGCGTACCTCGTCGCCTGCATGCACTACAACCGCGAGCTGGCCGCCGAGGCCCACGCCATGGCCCGCGCCGCCCGCCCGCAGCAGGGCCGCAAGCTCGACAAGGACGCGGGCCTCGCCGTCGTCATGGCCCGCGAGCTGACGGACATCTGCTCGCGCCTCCAGGAGGCCGACATCCGCGTACGACAGCCCCTCGGCCAGGGCCGTCTCGCCTCCCTCATCCACTCCATGTACGACCCGGACCACCCCATCGACCACATCCAGGCCATGACCAGGCGCAACGCCTGGCCCGCCGAGCTGGACGCGATGGAGCCGGACTACCTCCAGGCCAAGACCCGCGAGTCCTCCACCCGCGCCCCCTGGTGCCACGCCACGGCCTGGGTGAAGGAGTGGCCGATGACCCCGGTCGGCGTGAACTTCCTCGCGCCTCTCCTCGTCCACACCCCGGACGTCATCCGCACGGTCGCCGTGACGATGGACCTCGAACCCACCGAGGTCGCCATCGAACGCATGCTGACGGAGAAGACCAACGACGAGGCGGAAGCGAGCCGCGCCGCCAAGATGAACCGCACCGTCGACCCCCGCGACGTCGCCTCGCACTCCCGCCTCGACCAGCGCGGCGAGGACCTGGCGAGCGGCGCGGCCGGCGTCAACCTGGTCGGCTACATCACGGTCTCCTCCCGCTCCCCGGAGGCACTGGCGCGCGACAAGCGGACGATAAGGGCCTCGGCCGGAAAGTCGTATCTGAAACTGGAGTGGTGCGACCGCGAACACCACCGCGCCTTCGTGAACACGCTCCCGTTCGCCACCGGCATTCGACGGTAA